A region from the Perca fluviatilis chromosome 16, GENO_Pfluv_1.0, whole genome shotgun sequence genome encodes:
- the LOC120575705 gene encoding complement C1q-like protein 4 — protein sequence MKIFVSFTLWLLLGCVSANERVESQLTFPQDIYTALREMTASLVQLKADMTLQTQEQVQLKTEVENLKQQQREQAAQQKTEVDELKRQQIVRQVAFTASLVVAGETTLGPFPSDTTLIYKHVPTNIGNAYNSNTGVFTAPVRGAYNFEWSVGARGDGSHGSGAWLVKNSENVFMAWERQIQYHGTASKGVTLLLEVGDVVFVRLVANTLAFDDKDHHATFSGHLLFPM from the exons ATGAAGATCTTTGTGAGTTTTACGCTGTGGCTGCTGCTCGGCTGCGTCTCCGCAAATGAAAGGGTTGAAAGCCAGCTGACTTTTCCTCAAGACATCTACACTGCGCTGAGAGAGATGACCGCTTCGTTGGTTCAACTGAAGGCGGACATGACGCTGCAGACTCAAG aacaagtacagctgaagacTGAAGTGGAGAATCTGAAGCAACAACAGAGAG AACAAGCAGCACAGCAGAAGACTGAAGTGGACGAGCTGAAGCGACAACAGATAG tccgaCAGGTTGCATTCACAGCCTCACTGGTGGTTGCAGGTGAAACAACTTTAGGACCCTTTCCCTCGGACACTACCCTGATCTACAAACACGTGCCCACCAACATTGGAAATGCCTACAACTCAAACACAG GTGTGTTCACTGCCCCGGTGAGAGGAGCGTACAACTTTGAGTGGTCGGTCGGTGCACGTGGAGATGGCAGCCACGGTTCAGGTGCTTGGTTGGTCAAGAACTCCGAGAATGTTTTCATGGCATGGGAGCGACAGATTCAATATCATGGGACTGCTTCTAAAGGCGTTACGCTGCTCCTGGAGGTGGGAGACGTCGTGTTTGTGCGTCTGGTGGCTAACACTTTGGCGTTTGACGACAAAGATCACCACGCCACCTTCAGTGGGCATCTGCTGTTCCCCATGTGA
- the timd4 gene encoding T-cell immunoglobulin and mucin domain-containing protein 4, with protein MAAVSPRHCRTPQTFFIFLFVLSGGPLWSVSCFKVAEGGVASLSCQYSVKRFGLSRVCWGRGCGTFWCNNILVQTDEHGVIATVEDRYRLTGDVLDGQMDLDILNVRRTDSGQYCCRVDIDGIFNDKKVIMNLRVVKAPVTSSPPPTTTTSASASTVNWKFLLSSQLELLRKNSTLQRSDTVMVEDSLPSLSLQINVPVLSLSLSVLLILAAVFLFLAFKRGIYRRALKIRCFSSEEPPHIIYEIRMRRPVTENIYTLD; from the exons aTGGCCGCCGTCTCGCCTCGCCACTGCCGAACGCCTCAGACcttcttcatcttcctcttcgTCCTGTCAG gtgGACCGTTGTGGTCTGTCTCCTGTTTTAAGGTGGCTGAGGGGGGCGTGGCCTCTCTGTCCTGCCAGTACTCGGTGAAGCGGTTCGGTCTGAGCCGGGTCTGCTGGGGTCGAGGCTGCGGGACCTTCTGGTGCAACAACATCCTGGTCCAGACGGACGAGCACGGGGTCATCGCCACG GTGGAGGACCGGTACCGTCTGACAGGGGACGTCCTGGACGGACAGATGGACCTGGACATCCTGAACGTGAGGCGGACGGACAGCGGGCAGTACTGCTGCAGGGTCGACATCGACGGCATCTTCAACGACAAGAAGGTGATCATGAACCTGAGAGTGGTCAAAG CTCCGGTCACCAGTTCTCCTCCTCCAACGACAACCACGTCAGCATCGGCGTCCACAG TAAACTGGAAATTCCTGCTGTCGTCTCAGCTGGAGCTGCTGAGGAAGAACTCCACCCTGCAGCGCTCCGACACCGTCATG GTGGAGGACTCTCTCCCGTCTCTCTCCCTTCAGATCAATGTTcccgtcctctctctctccctcagcgTCTTGTTGATTTTGGCAGCAGTTTTTCTCTTTCTGGCCTTCAAAC GTGGAATATACAGAAGAGCCTTAAAGATCCGCTG TTTCTCCTCCGAAGAACCTCCTCACATCATCTACGAGATCCGCATGAGAAGACCGGTCACGGAGAACATCTACACTCTGGACTAG